Proteins encoded by one window of Leopardus geoffroyi isolate Oge1 chromosome X, O.geoffroyi_Oge1_pat1.0, whole genome shotgun sequence:
- the MPC1L gene encoding mitochondrial pyruvate carrier 1-like protein gives MATVAALWRRARDYMKTKEFREYLTSVHFWGPVANWGLPLAAFKDMRAPPDIISGRMTTALIFYSMAFMRFAYRVQPRNLLLLACHTTNVMAQSVQAGRFIIHHYGGTATTTAAATTTAAATTTNDPTMVPTSDRVRASDFEDDNSC, from the coding sequence ATGGCGACGGTGGCAGCACTGTGGCGGAGAGCGAGGGACTACATGAAGACCAAGGAGTTCCGGGAATACCTGACCAGCGTGCACTTCTGGGGTCCTGTGGCCAACTGGGGCCTGCCGCTGGCCGCCTTTAAGGATATGAGGGCACCGCCCGACATCATCAGTGGCCGCATGACGACGGCGCTCATCTTCTACTCGATGGCCTTCATGCGTTTCGCCTATCGCGTACAGCCTCGAAACTTGCTGCTGTTGGCGTGCCACACCACCAACGTCATGGCGCAGAGTGTGCAGGCGGGCCGCTTCATAATCCACCACTACGGCGGCACCGCCACCACCACCGCTGCCGCCACCACCACCGCtgccgccaccaccaccaacGACCCCACCATGGTTCCCACCAGCGACCGTGTGCGTGCTAGCGACTTTGAGGATGACAACTCCTGCTAG